The proteins below are encoded in one region of Ricinus communis isolate WT05 ecotype wild-type chromosome 6, ASM1957865v1, whole genome shotgun sequence:
- the LOC8280980 gene encoding uncharacterized protein LOC8280980 isoform X2: MGFYLILQFYQAEVKKSCNELRNLEIFLDQLKDFDFLPLLDVCKSIETSEIEAIDIHNGSSSVLNGEYALALIRAFNQKLRIVDLQDSLYEKDFLRELSQGGLSCQVLNLRSSRLRNLNLSGEFMRIHTLNLDFNTSLTSFWEDCFACMPNLICLSMCATRVANLWTTVAALSKLSSLVELSFQKWLCCNETGSSSAPSSGKSDEQCEFSQLNSFSNNEAPSIDIGENTDPNLSTEEAFRNMFSFIGSTINQEVQNMVEDSSDNSEMDFSSYWEEHGYMDSLSSVSLGSNRQANLQDEVSFGNMCNKNDESMPGALTRDIADVALTYISSHASPVCYEKHYREYMIASMPHLKTLDNLPIRKIDREKAAVTFSQYFEYLPYKRKYKESVVSILQKREIKESRSCLRTENHKPSYPCRNSQYFYTRSFCAAKVGSSAWPFLHSLSVSKCDLGGGRRCFRPRQFEYHPSISSLFVFGTLDGEVVVVNHENEKLVNYVPSLGAMNSVLGLCWLKKYPSKLIAGSDNGSLNLYDVEHMPPTVSGMYTGAGSVTFDDFDQLTSVHVNATDELFLASGYSRNVALYDIQCGRQIQMFTDMHREHINVVKFSNHSPSVFATSSFDRDVKLWDLRQKPIQPCYTTSSSRGNVMVCFSPDDHYLLVSAVDNEVRQLLAVDGSLHLNFDISSIGSSQNYTRSYYMNGRDYIVSGSCDEHVVRICCAQTGRRLKDISLEGRGSGSSMYVQSLRGDPFRDFNMSILAAYMRPNSKYEIVKVNLLASCDHAKESSYSQHSQPSNSMGG; encoded by the exons ATGGGGTTCTACCTAATACTTCAGTTTTATCAG GCTGAGGTTAAAAAGTCTTGCAATGAACTGCGTAACCTCGAAATATTCTTGGATCAACTTaaagattttgattttcttcctcttcttgatgTGTGTAAGTCAATTGAGACTTCTGAGATTGAAGCAATTGACATACATAATGGATCATCATCTGTCTTGAATGGAGAATATGCTTTAGCTCTGATTCGTGCTTTTAATCAAAAGCTTCGAATAGTTGATCTTCAGGACTCATTATATGAAAAGGACTTCTTGAG GGAGCTGTCACAAGGAGGGTTGTCATGCCAAGTTTTAAACTTGAGGTCATCACGTCTTCGGAATCTCAACTTGTCTGGGGAATTCATGCGGATACACACCCTCAATCTCGATTTCAACACTTCACTAACTAGCTTCTGGGAGGATTGTTTTGCTTGCATGCCCAATCTAATTTGCCTTTCAATGTGTGCAACAAGAGTTGCTAATCTCTGGACAACTGTAGCGGCACTTTCTAAACTTTCTTCTTTGGTAGAGCTAAGCTTTCAAAAATGGTTGTGCTGCAATGAGACTGGGTCTTCTTCAGCCCCATCTAGTGGAAAGTCAGATGAGCAATGCGAATTTAGTCAGCTGAACAGTTTTTCTAACAATGAAGCACCATCCATTGATATCGGTGAAAATACAGATCCTAATTTAAGCACAGAAGAGGCATTCAGGAATATGTTTTCTTTCATTGGCTCAACTATAAATCAAGAAGTTCAAAACATGGTAGAAGATTCATCAGATAACAGTGAAATGGATTTTTCAAGTTACTGGGAAGAACATGGTTACATGGATTCATTATCCAGTGTATCTCTTGGGTCAAATAGACAGGCCAACTTGCAGGATGAG GTGTCTTTTGGCAATATGTGCAATAAGAATGATGAGTCCATGCCAGGTGCTTTAACAAGGGATATTGCAGATGTTGCTTTGACGTATATTTCTTCTCATGCTTCACCCGTATGCTATGAGAAACACTATAGAGAATACATGATAGCTTCAATGCCCCATTTGAAAACTTTGGATAACTTGCCTATAAGAAAGATTGACAGGGAAAAGGCTGCTGTTACATTTTCGCAGTACTTTGAGTACTTACCCTACAAACGAAAATATAAAGAGAGTGTTGTTAGTATTTTGCAGAAGcgtgaaataaaagaaagtcgTTCTTGTCTGCGGACTGAAAATCATAAGCCTTCATATCCTTGTAGAAACTCGCAATACTTCTATACCCGGTCATTTTGCGCTGCTAAAGTAGGTTCTTCTGCTTGGCCTTTTCTACACTCACTTTCTGTATCAAAATGTGATTTGGGAGGTGGAAGGAGGTGCTTTCGTCCAAGGCAGTTTGAGTATCATCCATCAATCTCTAGCCTATTCGTATTTGGAACTTTAGATGGTGAAGTAGTTGTAGTCAACCATGAGAATGAGaaattagtaaattatgttCCCTCACTTGGAGCAATGAACAGTGTGTTAGGCTTATGCTGGCTCAAAAAATATCCATCCAAG CTAATAGCAGGTTCTGATAACGGCTCATTAAACTTATATGATGTTGAGCATATGCCCCCGACAGTTTCAGGCATGTATACGGGTGCTGGTTCAGTCACCTTTGATGATTTTGACCAATTGACATCTGTTCATGTTAATGCTACGGATGAACTATTTCTTGCAAGTGGATACTCAAGAAATGTTGCTCTATATGACATCCAATGTGGGAGGCAAATACAGATGTTCACTGATATGCACAGGGAACATATCAATGTTGTGAAGTTCTCGAACCATTCCCCATCGGTCTTTGCTACTTCTTCATTTGATCGGGATGTCAAACTATGGGACTTGAGACAGAAACCAATACAGCCTTGCTATACTACTTCAAGCTCTAGGGGAAATGTGATGGTTTGCTTTTCTCCTGATGATCACTATCTTCTTGTCTCTGCCGTTGACAATGAG GTTCGACAACTTTTGGCTGTTGATGGGAGTCTCCACTTGAATTTTGATATCTCTTCAATTGGAAGTTCACAGAATTACACACGCTCCTACTACATGAATGGAAGGGATTATATTGTTAGTGGGAGCTGTGATGAACATGTGGTTCGTATCTGCTGTGCTCAAACTGGAAGGCGCCTCAAAGACATATCTTTGGAG GGAAGAGGCTCAGGGAGTTCAATGTATGTGCAGTCTCTGAGGGGCGATCCTTTTAGG GATTTCAATATGAGCATTTTGGCAGCCTACATGCGTCCAAACTCAAAGTATGAAATTGTCAAG GTTAATCTGCTTGCGTCTTGCGATCATGCTAAAGAAAGCTCTTACAGCCAACATTCTCAACCATCCAACAGTATGGGAGGCTGA
- the LOC8280979 gene encoding snakin-1: MKFFFATLLLCFFLLSSSFLVPVMAKSLFCANKCNDRCARAGVKDRCIKYCEICCAECKCVPSGTYGNKHECPCYRDKKNSKGKSKCP, translated from the exons atgaagttCTTCTTTGCTACTCTGCttctttgcttttttcttttgagctCTTCTTTCTTGGTACCTGTTATGGCTAAATCGC TTTTCTGTGCCAATAAATGCAATGATAGGTGTGCAAGAGCAGGAGTGAAAGATAGGTGCATCAAGTATTGTGAAATATGCTGTGCAGAATGCAAGTGTGTGCCTTCAGGAACTTATGGTAACAAGCATGAGTGCCCTTGCTATAGGGACAAGAAGAATTCTAAGGGCAAGTCTAAGTGCCCTTAA
- the LOC8280980 gene encoding uncharacterized protein LOC8280980 isoform X1, with amino-acid sequence MAIDILTLQNLYIESCGRHGVLPNTSVLSGFFEAEVKKSCNELRNLEIFLDQLKDFDFLPLLDVCKSIETSEIEAIDIHNGSSSVLNGEYALALIRAFNQKLRIVDLQDSLYEKDFLRELSQGGLSCQVLNLRSSRLRNLNLSGEFMRIHTLNLDFNTSLTSFWEDCFACMPNLICLSMCATRVANLWTTVAALSKLSSLVELSFQKWLCCNETGSSSAPSSGKSDEQCEFSQLNSFSNNEAPSIDIGENTDPNLSTEEAFRNMFSFIGSTINQEVQNMVEDSSDNSEMDFSSYWEEHGYMDSLSSVSLGSNRQANLQDEVSFGNMCNKNDESMPGALTRDIADVALTYISSHASPVCYEKHYREYMIASMPHLKTLDNLPIRKIDREKAAVTFSQYFEYLPYKRKYKESVVSILQKREIKESRSCLRTENHKPSYPCRNSQYFYTRSFCAAKVGSSAWPFLHSLSVSKCDLGGGRRCFRPRQFEYHPSISSLFVFGTLDGEVVVVNHENEKLVNYVPSLGAMNSVLGLCWLKKYPSKLIAGSDNGSLNLYDVEHMPPTVSGMYTGAGSVTFDDFDQLTSVHVNATDELFLASGYSRNVALYDIQCGRQIQMFTDMHREHINVVKFSNHSPSVFATSSFDRDVKLWDLRQKPIQPCYTTSSSRGNVMVCFSPDDHYLLVSAVDNEVRQLLAVDGSLHLNFDISSIGSSQNYTRSYYMNGRDYIVSGSCDEHVVRICCAQTGRRLKDISLEGRGSGSSMYVQSLRGDPFRDFNMSILAAYMRPNSKYEIVKVNLLASCDHAKESSYSQHSQPSNSMGG; translated from the exons ATGGCTATAGATATTCTCACCTTGCAAAATTT GTATATTGAATCCTGTGGGAGGCATGGGGTTCTACCTAATACTTCAGTTTTATCAGGTTTCTTCGAG GCTGAGGTTAAAAAGTCTTGCAATGAACTGCGTAACCTCGAAATATTCTTGGATCAACTTaaagattttgattttcttcctcttcttgatgTGTGTAAGTCAATTGAGACTTCTGAGATTGAAGCAATTGACATACATAATGGATCATCATCTGTCTTGAATGGAGAATATGCTTTAGCTCTGATTCGTGCTTTTAATCAAAAGCTTCGAATAGTTGATCTTCAGGACTCATTATATGAAAAGGACTTCTTGAG GGAGCTGTCACAAGGAGGGTTGTCATGCCAAGTTTTAAACTTGAGGTCATCACGTCTTCGGAATCTCAACTTGTCTGGGGAATTCATGCGGATACACACCCTCAATCTCGATTTCAACACTTCACTAACTAGCTTCTGGGAGGATTGTTTTGCTTGCATGCCCAATCTAATTTGCCTTTCAATGTGTGCAACAAGAGTTGCTAATCTCTGGACAACTGTAGCGGCACTTTCTAAACTTTCTTCTTTGGTAGAGCTAAGCTTTCAAAAATGGTTGTGCTGCAATGAGACTGGGTCTTCTTCAGCCCCATCTAGTGGAAAGTCAGATGAGCAATGCGAATTTAGTCAGCTGAACAGTTTTTCTAACAATGAAGCACCATCCATTGATATCGGTGAAAATACAGATCCTAATTTAAGCACAGAAGAGGCATTCAGGAATATGTTTTCTTTCATTGGCTCAACTATAAATCAAGAAGTTCAAAACATGGTAGAAGATTCATCAGATAACAGTGAAATGGATTTTTCAAGTTACTGGGAAGAACATGGTTACATGGATTCATTATCCAGTGTATCTCTTGGGTCAAATAGACAGGCCAACTTGCAGGATGAG GTGTCTTTTGGCAATATGTGCAATAAGAATGATGAGTCCATGCCAGGTGCTTTAACAAGGGATATTGCAGATGTTGCTTTGACGTATATTTCTTCTCATGCTTCACCCGTATGCTATGAGAAACACTATAGAGAATACATGATAGCTTCAATGCCCCATTTGAAAACTTTGGATAACTTGCCTATAAGAAAGATTGACAGGGAAAAGGCTGCTGTTACATTTTCGCAGTACTTTGAGTACTTACCCTACAAACGAAAATATAAAGAGAGTGTTGTTAGTATTTTGCAGAAGcgtgaaataaaagaaagtcgTTCTTGTCTGCGGACTGAAAATCATAAGCCTTCATATCCTTGTAGAAACTCGCAATACTTCTATACCCGGTCATTTTGCGCTGCTAAAGTAGGTTCTTCTGCTTGGCCTTTTCTACACTCACTTTCTGTATCAAAATGTGATTTGGGAGGTGGAAGGAGGTGCTTTCGTCCAAGGCAGTTTGAGTATCATCCATCAATCTCTAGCCTATTCGTATTTGGAACTTTAGATGGTGAAGTAGTTGTAGTCAACCATGAGAATGAGaaattagtaaattatgttCCCTCACTTGGAGCAATGAACAGTGTGTTAGGCTTATGCTGGCTCAAAAAATATCCATCCAAG CTAATAGCAGGTTCTGATAACGGCTCATTAAACTTATATGATGTTGAGCATATGCCCCCGACAGTTTCAGGCATGTATACGGGTGCTGGTTCAGTCACCTTTGATGATTTTGACCAATTGACATCTGTTCATGTTAATGCTACGGATGAACTATTTCTTGCAAGTGGATACTCAAGAAATGTTGCTCTATATGACATCCAATGTGGGAGGCAAATACAGATGTTCACTGATATGCACAGGGAACATATCAATGTTGTGAAGTTCTCGAACCATTCCCCATCGGTCTTTGCTACTTCTTCATTTGATCGGGATGTCAAACTATGGGACTTGAGACAGAAACCAATACAGCCTTGCTATACTACTTCAAGCTCTAGGGGAAATGTGATGGTTTGCTTTTCTCCTGATGATCACTATCTTCTTGTCTCTGCCGTTGACAATGAG GTTCGACAACTTTTGGCTGTTGATGGGAGTCTCCACTTGAATTTTGATATCTCTTCAATTGGAAGTTCACAGAATTACACACGCTCCTACTACATGAATGGAAGGGATTATATTGTTAGTGGGAGCTGTGATGAACATGTGGTTCGTATCTGCTGTGCTCAAACTGGAAGGCGCCTCAAAGACATATCTTTGGAG GGAAGAGGCTCAGGGAGTTCAATGTATGTGCAGTCTCTGAGGGGCGATCCTTTTAGG GATTTCAATATGAGCATTTTGGCAGCCTACATGCGTCCAAACTCAAAGTATGAAATTGTCAAG GTTAATCTGCTTGCGTCTTGCGATCATGCTAAAGAAAGCTCTTACAGCCAACATTCTCAACCATCCAACAGTATGGGAGGCTGA
- the LOC8280980 gene encoding uncharacterized protein LOC8280980 isoform X3: MRIHTLNLDFNTSLTSFWEDCFACMPNLICLSMCATRVANLWTTVAALSKLSSLVELSFQKWLCCNETGSSSAPSSGKSDEQCEFSQLNSFSNNEAPSIDIGENTDPNLSTEEAFRNMFSFIGSTINQEVQNMVEDSSDNSEMDFSSYWEEHGYMDSLSSVSLGSNRQANLQDEVSFGNMCNKNDESMPGALTRDIADVALTYISSHASPVCYEKHYREYMIASMPHLKTLDNLPIRKIDREKAAVTFSQYFEYLPYKRKYKESVVSILQKREIKESRSCLRTENHKPSYPCRNSQYFYTRSFCAAKVGSSAWPFLHSLSVSKCDLGGGRRCFRPRQFEYHPSISSLFVFGTLDGEVVVVNHENEKLVNYVPSLGAMNSVLGLCWLKKYPSKLIAGSDNGSLNLYDVEHMPPTVSGMYTGAGSVTFDDFDQLTSVHVNATDELFLASGYSRNVALYDIQCGRQIQMFTDMHREHINVVKFSNHSPSVFATSSFDRDVKLWDLRQKPIQPCYTTSSSRGNVMVCFSPDDHYLLVSAVDNEVRQLLAVDGSLHLNFDISSIGSSQNYTRSYYMNGRDYIVSGSCDEHVVRICCAQTGRRLKDISLEGRGSGSSMYVQSLRGDPFRDFNMSILAAYMRPNSKYEIVKVNLLASCDHAKESSYSQHSQPSNSMGG, from the exons ATGCGGATACACACCCTCAATCTCGATTTCAACACTTCACTAACTAGCTTCTGGGAGGATTGTTTTGCTTGCATGCCCAATCTAATTTGCCTTTCAATGTGTGCAACAAGAGTTGCTAATCTCTGGACAACTGTAGCGGCACTTTCTAAACTTTCTTCTTTGGTAGAGCTAAGCTTTCAAAAATGGTTGTGCTGCAATGAGACTGGGTCTTCTTCAGCCCCATCTAGTGGAAAGTCAGATGAGCAATGCGAATTTAGTCAGCTGAACAGTTTTTCTAACAATGAAGCACCATCCATTGATATCGGTGAAAATACAGATCCTAATTTAAGCACAGAAGAGGCATTCAGGAATATGTTTTCTTTCATTGGCTCAACTATAAATCAAGAAGTTCAAAACATGGTAGAAGATTCATCAGATAACAGTGAAATGGATTTTTCAAGTTACTGGGAAGAACATGGTTACATGGATTCATTATCCAGTGTATCTCTTGGGTCAAATAGACAGGCCAACTTGCAGGATGAG GTGTCTTTTGGCAATATGTGCAATAAGAATGATGAGTCCATGCCAGGTGCTTTAACAAGGGATATTGCAGATGTTGCTTTGACGTATATTTCTTCTCATGCTTCACCCGTATGCTATGAGAAACACTATAGAGAATACATGATAGCTTCAATGCCCCATTTGAAAACTTTGGATAACTTGCCTATAAGAAAGATTGACAGGGAAAAGGCTGCTGTTACATTTTCGCAGTACTTTGAGTACTTACCCTACAAACGAAAATATAAAGAGAGTGTTGTTAGTATTTTGCAGAAGcgtgaaataaaagaaagtcgTTCTTGTCTGCGGACTGAAAATCATAAGCCTTCATATCCTTGTAGAAACTCGCAATACTTCTATACCCGGTCATTTTGCGCTGCTAAAGTAGGTTCTTCTGCTTGGCCTTTTCTACACTCACTTTCTGTATCAAAATGTGATTTGGGAGGTGGAAGGAGGTGCTTTCGTCCAAGGCAGTTTGAGTATCATCCATCAATCTCTAGCCTATTCGTATTTGGAACTTTAGATGGTGAAGTAGTTGTAGTCAACCATGAGAATGAGaaattagtaaattatgttCCCTCACTTGGAGCAATGAACAGTGTGTTAGGCTTATGCTGGCTCAAAAAATATCCATCCAAG CTAATAGCAGGTTCTGATAACGGCTCATTAAACTTATATGATGTTGAGCATATGCCCCCGACAGTTTCAGGCATGTATACGGGTGCTGGTTCAGTCACCTTTGATGATTTTGACCAATTGACATCTGTTCATGTTAATGCTACGGATGAACTATTTCTTGCAAGTGGATACTCAAGAAATGTTGCTCTATATGACATCCAATGTGGGAGGCAAATACAGATGTTCACTGATATGCACAGGGAACATATCAATGTTGTGAAGTTCTCGAACCATTCCCCATCGGTCTTTGCTACTTCTTCATTTGATCGGGATGTCAAACTATGGGACTTGAGACAGAAACCAATACAGCCTTGCTATACTACTTCAAGCTCTAGGGGAAATGTGATGGTTTGCTTTTCTCCTGATGATCACTATCTTCTTGTCTCTGCCGTTGACAATGAG GTTCGACAACTTTTGGCTGTTGATGGGAGTCTCCACTTGAATTTTGATATCTCTTCAATTGGAAGTTCACAGAATTACACACGCTCCTACTACATGAATGGAAGGGATTATATTGTTAGTGGGAGCTGTGATGAACATGTGGTTCGTATCTGCTGTGCTCAAACTGGAAGGCGCCTCAAAGACATATCTTTGGAG GGAAGAGGCTCAGGGAGTTCAATGTATGTGCAGTCTCTGAGGGGCGATCCTTTTAGG GATTTCAATATGAGCATTTTGGCAGCCTACATGCGTCCAAACTCAAAGTATGAAATTGTCAAG GTTAATCTGCTTGCGTCTTGCGATCATGCTAAAGAAAGCTCTTACAGCCAACATTCTCAACCATCCAACAGTATGGGAGGCTGA